The following DNA comes from Suncus etruscus isolate mSunEtr1 chromosome 12, mSunEtr1.pri.cur, whole genome shotgun sequence.
AAGCTTCACAACCACACTATGGGAACATCTCCAAGAAACATAGCACAGAGACAAAGCTCACCGTCCCTCTGCTGAGTTAAGAATCATCAGGAACAAGGGACCAGTTGAAACCCAAGTTCCCACTGACAGCAACCAACTTGGAACTGAACTGTAAACGTTCTAAATTATAGTgggaagtaattaaaaaaaaaaacaacacaaaaacacctcTTGTTCTTGTTGCtagaatagtaataaaaatagtaaaaataataaagaataaaattaaggtTGGAATATGCCTTTATAAAAGCACGTGTAttttgggccagagctatagcactgggcgtttgccttgcatgcggccaatccaggacagacggtggttcaattcccggcatcccatatggttccagtgcctgccagaagaaatttctgagcacaaaatcaggagtaacccctgagtgccgctggtgtaacccaaccccccccccaataaataatgtattttaagcCATTAGAAATTTACATGTCCTAACACAAATTTTGGCATGCTTACCTTTATCGGGCTGTTttggttgtttgctttttttagaTGAAGAGGCCCTTTCACCTTCAGACGTTTTATTATTTGAGTGATCTTGTTCCACTTCACATAAATAAACATCAATGGGTCCGTTGGTGCTCCTTATATGTACCGTAATAGAATCCTGTAAAAGACACATAAAGCACTGAGATGAAAGATTTCATTAATTAGGTTTTTTCTCTACTAGAACTACAGAAATGTTGGAATATTTCTGAACACCGAAATTAGTCATTTTTTCCCCTCATGTATTTCAGAGAATCAGGTTCTAAGCTTTAGTCACATCACACTATACAAAATGAATGTACACTGTTAAAATAGCTATTTCATCAGCAAAGGCGTGAGAAGCATTAATCTGAACGAACACTTGGGAGTACACAAGTCCATCTCTGCCTATTCAAGGAGTTCATCTCAGAAATACTATACAAGAATCAAAGCTCAGTGTTCGATGACAAAGAAATCCAAAATACTCTGAGGTACCAATGATAAGGGCATATTCCATTTGCAGATAATGTTACGGAAAGGACTAGTCTgtaatttagagaaaataaataaaaagataatgagAGCAACACAAAATAATACTTCCTATACTTAAAAAACAGGATAAGAATTTCACAAGTGTATAAAGGATAACGGAATATTAACATTCTTTGGTTTTGATTTACTCagtagtaataaaattttttttctatacagtTATCAGGGAATTCTACCAAGAATTCAGTTCTAGTTATAAGAAATTcctttgctggggccagagagatagtacagctgctaTAAGGCACTTATCTTATTCATGGCTTACTCGGGTTAAATcctaggcaccccatatggtccctgagccaggattaaaccccaaACATCActtaagtgtggctcaaaacaaaatttctctgttgtggggccggagagatagcatggaggtaaggtgtttgcctttcatgcagaaggtcatcggttcgaatccctgcgtcccatatggtcccctgtgcctgccaggagcaatttctgagcatggagccaggagtaacccctgagcactgccgggtgtgacccaaaaaccacaaaaaaaaaaaaaaaatttctctgttGTTTTGATTGGGAACAGGCTCGTTATAACATAAAGTCTATCATCTGCTTTGAGCAGTTTCATGCCCTGGGTAGGTATGCTTTGAACAGTACACCTCTCCAACAGTTCAGTCATTGCAATGTAAGCAAAAAAAATCATGTGTGCAGAGGAAGCAGACTCCTTCAAATCCTCTAACCTAGGGGCTGGCAAACATCTTCTGGAAAGGAAGAGAGTATGCATCCTTCTGGCTTTGACAGCCACATCATCTCTGACACTATAGAATGCTGTGCTTAAAGAGCAAAGGCAGCCAGACAACTGACCTGTGACTGTGTCCGCAGAGTCAGCCGGAACTCATCAAGCCAGACAGGACCCAGAGACTAATCCCCCTGCATCAGATGTCCCAGGCTCAGCAGAGACAAGGCAGTACTTACTTCAAGCACTTCAGCCTaggcactgattttttttgtttgttttttttgggtcacacccagcagtgctcaggagctactcctggctctatgttcagaaattgcccccagcagacttgggggaccatatgggatgccaggattcgaaccaccgtccttcagcatgcaaggcaaatgccctaccgctatgctatctctctggcccctaggcacTGATTTTTAAGGGGAAGGGGATGAAGGGTAAAAGGACCTGCTCCTCCCCTCaaagaattattttcattttataatacaattttgctttctacttttttggggggtgaggggtttaggtcacacccagctgcactcaggaggtactcctggctctgcactcagaaatcactcctggctggctcgggggaccatatgggatgccgtggattgAACCACCGACCATCttgggttggttgcgtgcaagacaaataccctaccgctgtgctgtgctatctctctggcacctgctttttattttaaacgcAGAATTTAGCATCAGAACTTACAGACATTTCAAGTTTTAGAGTCTTAAACGAGCCCAGCTCTTACTTTTTAGATCTTAAAGACAGGCCAGTTTTGGTgactcccattaagagacacaatTATACAATGGTAAAGAAATGGTACTGACACCGAACCATCTGAGTATAAGTTCCAGTGCTGCCATTTACAGCAACGACAAATATGCTAGTTCATCTTTCTCTGCTATAGGCTCCCCTCAACTACAAAAGGATAAAGCTGACACCTTTATTTGCTATGTCAAGCGGGGCATGTACATAATATGTAAATTCCTGCTGCTGTAAGGCAGAGCTCATATTGGCCCACCTCCCTTTAAAGCTTTAAAATACAGGGGTACCTACTTCTCTCGGTGCTGGAACATCCAATCTGGTCTCTGCTGGCGCTTTAACTGCAATAACAATCTGTTCGTGGAAAGCTTGAATACTATGGATATCTTGATATGTCACATATGCTAGTGTAAAACTCAGTCAAGGAATTTTAATTAGAGCTCGattcatgagagagagagaagtatcagtgctcagggcttacacctggtggGGCCTGAGGGATCATAAGCAAtgcaccagggactgaacctgcgTTTAAGGAAAATGCTTTTCATAcaatgatggctaacctttttgagcccaagtgcccaaactgccgcacaaaaccaaagaatttcctcaaaagtgccaacACGTCAATGAagccttaataacaagatttcagtatctaaaaactatgcggcagacgccacatatcttaattgcggaccttcccgagAGCCAGCTGCAAGGTCTTCTCATGCCACTGCTGGCATgtgtgccataggtttgccatcctGGTATAGtatatatctctctggtccctaagatTAATCTTTTTTAATCAACATTCTGATTGGTTGCAGTCATGGtagcatttataaatttttatttttttggtttctgggtcacacctggcatcactcaggatactcctggctctacactcagaaatcgctcctggcaggctcagggatcatatgggatgccgggattcaaaccaccatacttctgtgtctaaggcaaatgccctaccactgtgctatctttccagccccctggATGCAGTCATGGTAGCATTTATAACAAAGAAGGTTtggttacactcagcagtgctcagggaacagtatggttctgggaatcaaatcaaagTTGGCTGCACtaaagacaaatgtcttaacctctgtctctctggtcctaattCTTAAATTACTTAAATACAGTAATTAAACTCCTAGGCTAACTTTACTATTTACAGTAACTTGTTTTGGAAGAagggaaaagtttaaaaaagatatctttcattttctttgtcatCTGTTAACTCAAACAATTGCTGAGAACAGTCTTTGATCAAGTTATCCAGAGCATCCTCCATCGCTGACAAGTTGGAAAGCTCTTCCTGTAGCTTCTTTTGTTGCGGGACTGCTCCAAAATTGCTCAAATCTGATcctctaaaaaagaaaagtgttttaaAAGTAATATCAGTAACAAGATTACAGATTACTGGTTATTAGAACTTTTCCAAATGTTTACAAGCAAAAACTAGTCCTTCCTTCATAATCATTATTCCTCCTGGACATGAAAAGTTTCTGCACCCCATTTACAATTTCAAAAACACATGATCATTCCAGGGAAGTTAGCAGCAGAGAAAATTTAATGAAGTTAACTGAGCAACTGAGTGAGATGCTCAACGCCTCGCTCAAGTCCCAGCCCTCTGATTTACAGCATGACAATCAACGTTATTTTCACTGATGTAACTACACGACAGTTTCCCTGTAAAACTGAGTATTTCCTCTACTATATATATTGTACCTGAATGTTattcttggtttgtttgtttgttttggccatacctggtgatcaaggtttactcctggctcagcactcaggaattattcctggcactgctcaggggatcaaagccaggttgaccaaatacaaggcaagctccctacccactgtaatatcattctggcccaaataaattcatttctcttaagatatttattttctataattattctTTTCTGTCCCAATATAATGACTTGGACAAAAACTGACCCAATAGCCATTTTTATCTTCAGTCTttagggaaaagagagaaaagggtaTGACCCCTTAATTCAATGATTCAGAATGCAATCTTGTTCCTAAAGTTATGTTTGTCATTTATTAAACACATTCAATCTTGCTGAAGCCATGGCAGCTGCACACCGACCCACCCTCTCACCACTACCACGTCAATGGCCCAGCTTTATCGCCACTAACCTCTGCAGACTCCTAGCCACCAAAATTCCTGGTATGCGTTTTTGTGGCGACATCTCCAGGGTAGCCACCTCACCCCAGCACCTCTGTATTTCTAGAAGTCCTGGCAGCCGTGCCCATGAGCCACTGCTGCCGTCATATTAGCTTATCAGCCTATCTCCACCTATCAAAGTCCTGGACTGTGCAGTCACATAATTTTAATCCTCATAATTTTAACACTGACTTCCCAAGAGGAAAGccccaaattagatgtgaagttttcatagaagccacctaagatcatcgaacaaaaccaacaacagaatgttTAACTAGCACATACGGCTTAGTCAACCTTCAGACATGACACGACACTGCTTCGAGAGATAGtaatttttacactttttttttttggttttggggccacatcaagcgatgctcagggttcactcttggctctgcactcgaaaattggctgggaggccatatgggatgccgggaattgaactgggtcctctCAGGttggtgcatacaaggcaaaggccctattgccatattatctctctgccccccactttttctataactgcattaCTGTTTAGTTGTCCctagcaatattaagtaaattatttgtacttgcCAAGGAGCAGGCTTTGGGTGGGTGGGAAAAGGGGACAgtagtggagggaatgttacactggtgttgAAACACCgaaagccagaaataactatcTTGAACAACTCTAAACCAggacatttataatttaaaaatgaataataaaagttttataaaagaaaacctCCTCTATGAATTCCTCACATCTAAAAACTAAATTTCTCATCTTTATGGGTAGCAGTTTTCATTTCCTGGAACCATTTCTTACTGCTTCCCCAAACTGGCCTATTATAGCAGTTGTCTAAGTCCATACCCACTGCTTCCTTATATCTGTACCTCCAAATCTAATAAGATCCTCCCTTTCACACGACACTTCCCAAACCACAAATTAAGTCTTTATCAGTTGCCTATTGCTCTTCCCTTCATCCAAGGTTGTGTGAGGTAAAGCAGGACTTCAGTTCATCTGTATCATAATCACCTGGGTACCCACCCGCTAAGCCTGAAGTATCCTGTCCACCCTCAGAATAATTTCTGATTTGGAAGGCCTCagggtacttctttttttttttttgaagtaaaagcAGACTTTATTTGGAAGTactgaggaaggaaaggagaggataaaaaaagagtaatgaggaacatgctcaagagagagcatgggtttctccaaaggcagagagagccccAGCATGAAAGAAGGAAAGTCACATCTCAGGAGGGAAGATGCAGGCGATGTGCTCAGGTACCATGTACCTAGGCAACACCTGTGTACCCTTAAGGGTGCTTATTATACCATCTTTCTTTGTAAGGACTACCATCTTAAACTTTCCTGATTTCCCCAAATCATAATAATCAATTGAAATGAAGGAAAGGTTCAAAGGATTCCTCCTATACAATTGTATAGTCTTTTCTTGAAGAGAACAACCTTAAAAATAATCACTACTTcaagccagaaagataatacagaaggagtttgctttgcatgtgggccCACTCCAGTTCTGtccttagcactgcatatggtcccccacacacTGTCAGTGTTCATTCCTGAGTACTACTGTTTTTTGTCCAACACCCCCCAAATGTCATTATTCAATTTAATACAATATCCTAGGTCTATGGTTCTAATTTCATCTTGAGAGATAATAAATACTGATTTATTTTGGGACAATGCAAGAAAATTGCATAGAAATGATTTCTAGTAAGATATCacattttactttattctatATAATCAAAACATCAGCTTAAATATGGAATTATCACTGTCTAAAAAAATTCCATGGAGAGTTGAAATCAACTTACATCCATCGAATATGATTCTTGGATTTCTTCTCAACCAGCTCTATTCCATCTAAGACGTTGGTGATGTCATAGACTCTCCGCTTTCGTACTCCCAGCTTTGTTGCAACCTTGTTTAAGTCAAGAATGCCCCCAGGGGCAGATCTGACAAGATCCATAAATTTTCGAGTTAAATAAACCAGTGATACATCAAAACGAGGTCTCTTCACTTTTAGAGCttctgagaaataaaacaaacatatttgtaaaacTTAAAACATTTCTTTCCTAAATCATGAAAGTATAAGTTATTTGACTAGTAAGCATGAAAAAACTTCAGCTGATTTTTACGAGCTACATTTTTCAAACTATATAAAAGCATGCTGTCCTATCTCAGGTAAACAGGTTATTGATTTaaatacacaacacacacagaaTATTTGAAATATGTAACCAGTTTCCACTAAACATGTGAATCTTCCAAAGTCTCAATAGCACTTTTGCAAATATGAAGTGATGAGTGTCCCTTTGTATTCACAACATTTTGAAGGATAAAATTATAAGTAGTTTAATTTCTTATTTGGTCTAAGTTAAGAAATGCTTCAGAAAACAAtacacttgtttttctttctctttttttggggggtgtggggtttatttttagttatacCATGGTCACTCCTGGTATTCTGGAGAACATGTGGTATACGaaaaaggtggtgctagaggtaaggtgtctgccttgcaagcgctagccaaggaaggaacacggttggatcccccagcatcccataatgtccccccaagccaggggcaatttctgagcatttagc
Coding sequences within:
- the E2F6 gene encoding transcription factor E2F6; this encodes MRTRSRRAPRLREHGGPGVLTPALSVPLASPLAPNAGPVGGRGGGEVGARGPGPGAGFSEPAAGPAALRRRAGRPGAEPSGAGEGGRAGGARGRSMSQQKPQQHKQQHKQQPKLQPKLQQKQQPPARRLPSLLVDPAQETVRRRCRDPINVEGLLPSKIRINLEDNVQYVSMRKALKVKRPRFDVSLVYLTRKFMDLVRSAPGGILDLNKVATKLGVRKRRVYDITNVLDGIELVEKKSKNHIRWIGSDLSNFGAVPQQKKLQEELSNLSAMEDALDNLIKDCSQQLFELTDDKENERLAYVTYQDIHSIQAFHEQIVIAVKAPAETRLDVPAPREDSITVHIRSTNGPIDVYLCEVEQDHSNNKTSEGERASSSKKSKQPKQPDKEEHPLQQSEELLDVST